Proteins found in one Arthrobacter pascens genomic segment:
- a CDS encoding arginine repressor, with protein MSVSPASPGSSPATKTARQARITAILTGESVRSQAELAALLADDGVQVTQATLSRDLVELGAVRVRGKEGVLVYAVPGEGGERAAKSGVSQEILDARLARLCSELLVTAEASANIAVLRTPPGAANFLALAIDHSVMPSILGTIAGDDTVLLVSRDPQGGQDLAVRFLQLAEEAGG; from the coding sequence GTGTCCGTTTCGCCAGCCTCGCCGGGGTCCAGCCCGGCCACGAAGACGGCCCGCCAGGCGCGGATCACCGCAATCCTGACAGGCGAATCGGTGCGCTCCCAAGCCGAGCTTGCCGCTTTGCTGGCGGACGACGGCGTGCAGGTCACCCAGGCCACACTGTCGCGGGACCTTGTGGAGCTCGGCGCCGTCCGGGTCCGCGGCAAGGAAGGCGTGCTGGTCTACGCCGTCCCCGGCGAAGGCGGCGAACGTGCGGCCAAGAGCGGTGTGAGCCAGGAAATCCTGGACGCGAGGCTCGCCCGGCTGTGCAGCGAACTCCTGGTCACGGCGGAAGCCTCGGCCAACATCGCGGTGCTCCGGACGCCGCCGGGAGCGGCCAACTTCCTGGCGCTGGCCATCGACCACTCGGTGATGCCCTCTATCCTGGGCACCATCGCCGGGGACGACACCGTGCTGCTGGTCTCCCGCGATCCGCAGGGCGGTCAGGATCTGGCGGTCCGGTTCCTGCAGTTGGCAGAGGAAGCCGGCGGCTAG
- the argF gene encoding ornithine carbamoyltransferase, translating into MTPALPSTGTVPSTSITRHFLKDTDLSPAEQAEVLELAVRMKAAPYSVQPYAADGNGRKTVAVIFDKTSTRTRVSFAAGVADMGGNALIINPGEAQIGHKESVEDTAKVLERMVSTIVWRTGAHSGLVAMAENSKVPVINALCDDYHPCQLLADLLAVKEHKGELKGLTMSYLGDAANNMANSYLLAGVTAGMHVRVAGPEGYLPAAEIVTAAEERAALTGGSVLVTTDAAEALKGADVVATDTWVSMGQESEKEARMQLFREYSVDEEAMAHAADDAVVLHCLPAYRGYEISAGVIDGPQSIVWDEAENRLHAQKALMAWLMHRSGLAVVEGLAPVRAAAEGLSR; encoded by the coding sequence GTGACTCCTGCACTTCCTTCAACCGGCACAGTTCCGTCAACCAGCATAACCCGTCACTTCCTCAAGGACACCGACCTCAGCCCCGCAGAGCAGGCCGAGGTCCTGGAGCTCGCCGTCCGCATGAAGGCCGCACCATACAGCGTCCAGCCGTATGCCGCTGACGGGAACGGCCGCAAGACCGTAGCGGTGATCTTCGACAAGACCTCCACCCGCACCCGGGTTTCGTTTGCTGCGGGCGTGGCGGACATGGGTGGCAATGCCCTCATCATCAACCCCGGCGAGGCCCAGATCGGCCACAAAGAATCTGTTGAGGACACGGCGAAGGTCCTGGAGCGCATGGTCTCCACGATTGTGTGGCGTACCGGGGCGCACTCCGGACTGGTGGCCATGGCCGAGAACTCCAAGGTGCCGGTCATCAACGCCCTGTGCGACGACTACCACCCGTGCCAGCTGCTGGCCGATCTCTTGGCCGTGAAGGAACACAAGGGCGAGCTCAAGGGCCTCACCATGAGCTACCTCGGCGACGCCGCCAACAACATGGCCAACTCGTACCTCCTGGCAGGCGTGACCGCCGGAATGCACGTCCGCGTCGCCGGCCCGGAAGGATACCTCCCGGCCGCGGAGATCGTAACGGCCGCCGAGGAGCGCGCCGCGCTGACCGGCGGCTCGGTGCTGGTCACCACCGACGCTGCCGAGGCACTCAAGGGCGCGGACGTCGTGGCCACCGACACCTGGGTTTCCATGGGCCAGGAATCCGAGAAGGAGGCCAGGATGCAGCTTTTCCGGGAGTACTCCGTCGATGAGGAGGCCATGGCACACGCGGCGGACGACGCCGTCGTCCTTCACTGCCTGCCCGCATACCGGGGCTATGAGATCTCGGCCGGCGTCATCGACGGCCCGCAGTCGATCGTCTGGGACGAGGCCGAGAACCGGCTGCACGCCCAGAAGGCCCTCATGGCCTGGCTCATGCACCGCTCCGGCCTCGCCGTGGTGGAAGGACTGGCACCTGTCCGTGCGGCAGCTGAGGGACTTAGCCGCTAG